The proteins below come from a single Tenuifilum thalassicum genomic window:
- a CDS encoding glycoside hydrolase family 2 protein, with the protein MKRITLSLIAILISAAAFAQQTILLNDSWVFRQFDSQDTWLPAKVPGSVHTDLFANGKIPNPFLGCNNMQVSWIDSVDWEYRSVFDIPDSFNNRELELVFDGLDTHADVFLNTVKILRANNMFRRCAVSCTNIVRNRGNELRIVFHSSIKVVDSLAAMMPFRLPGGEWAYVRKAAYHFGWDWGPRFVTCGIWKPIYLRIKPKVAVENIAFVTLNANPQQATMLASFNLVGNADVLTIKVVDLDYNKDYLNKKIRANGDEVDVKFTVDNPKLWWPNGMGNQNLSRFKIMIYADSELVYSKIHEVGIRTVRLVSEPDSIGQSFYLEVNGRPMFAKGANLIPPNFFVHSISDSAWIRMADLAAQSNFNMLRVWGGGVYAPDAFMEECTRKGILVWHDFMFACSMYPYDSVFQANVREEAIQQVKRLRKHTSLALWCGNNEVDEGWHNWGWQNQLTSFVEAPNELWGGYQQLFHELLPSVVARYDSTRCYWPSSPMFGWGNPKSMTHGDSHYWGVWWGREPIERYLQKVPRFMSEYGFQGAPSVHVMQLFNDGKNMPDSAQLLCHQKHPVGYQTINEFLQREGFKPNNLYEWVESSQMLQAQGYAHAIEAQRLSSPYCMGTLYWQLNDCWPVVSWSSVDYEGNWKRVQHYVKNLYKPVIAGAYLSDSMLVVKAVSDSINPVSASISTLIKDVNGNQIAQYKWAVGLKPNVAVEVGKVPLNRKLMTRNDIYLDISIYFDNKKHFESVYYFTRMPHKTILQMDKMVQRLREKVKPEQGMQIDTK; encoded by the coding sequence GTGAAAAGAATAACATTATCTCTGATAGCCATACTGATTTCAGCTGCTGCTTTTGCGCAGCAAACGATTTTGCTTAACGATTCTTGGGTGTTTCGACAGTTCGATTCTCAAGATACGTGGCTTCCCGCAAAAGTCCCTGGTTCCGTACATACCGACCTATTTGCCAATGGGAAAATACCCAATCCATTCCTTGGCTGTAATAATATGCAGGTTTCCTGGATTGATAGTGTTGATTGGGAGTATCGAAGTGTGTTTGATATCCCCGATTCGTTTAACAACCGTGAGTTGGAACTGGTTTTTGATGGCCTCGATACCCATGCCGATGTGTTTTTAAACACTGTTAAGATTCTTCGGGCTAATAATATGTTTAGGCGATGTGCTGTTTCATGTACTAATATCGTTCGAAATCGAGGTAATGAGTTGCGCATAGTGTTCCATTCGTCAATCAAAGTTGTTGATAGTTTGGCTGCAATGATGCCTTTTCGCTTGCCTGGGGGCGAATGGGCGTATGTTCGAAAGGCGGCCTACCACTTTGGTTGGGATTGGGGTCCCCGATTTGTTACCTGTGGTATTTGGAAGCCCATTTATCTTCGAATTAAACCAAAAGTGGCAGTAGAAAACATTGCCTTTGTTACCCTTAATGCAAATCCACAACAGGCAACCATGTTGGCATCATTTAATTTGGTAGGGAATGCAGATGTGCTAACAATAAAAGTTGTCGATTTAGATTACAACAAGGATTATCTCAATAAAAAAATCCGTGCTAATGGTGATGAAGTTGATGTAAAATTCACAGTGGATAATCCGAAACTCTGGTGGCCTAATGGAATGGGAAACCAGAATTTGAGCAGGTTTAAGATTATGATTTATGCCGATAGTGAATTGGTTTATAGTAAAATCCACGAGGTGGGCATTAGAACGGTTAGGTTGGTATCGGAACCCGATAGCATAGGTCAATCCTTTTACCTTGAGGTCAATGGTAGGCCGATGTTTGCTAAAGGGGCCAACCTTATTCCGCCTAACTTTTTTGTTCATAGCATTTCCGATTCGGCATGGATAAGAATGGCTGATTTGGCCGCTCAAAGCAATTTCAACATGCTCAGGGTTTGGGGTGGAGGCGTTTATGCTCCCGATGCTTTTATGGAAGAGTGCACCCGCAAGGGGATTCTTGTGTGGCACGACTTTATGTTTGCATGCTCAATGTATCCGTATGACTCGGTATTCCAGGCTAATGTTCGGGAGGAAGCAATACAGCAGGTAAAAAGGTTGCGTAAACACACAAGTTTAGCATTGTGGTGCGGTAACAACGAGGTTGATGAGGGATGGCATAACTGGGGATGGCAAAATCAGCTGACCAGTTTTGTGGAGGCACCAAATGAGTTGTGGGGAGGTTATCAACAACTTTTTCATGAACTGCTTCCCAGCGTAGTTGCAAGGTACGATTCAACGCGTTGCTACTGGCCATCATCGCCAATGTTTGGTTGGGGAAATCCTAAAAGCATGACTCATGGCGACTCACATTACTGGGGCGTATGGTGGGGTAGGGAGCCCATTGAGCGATACCTTCAAAAGGTGCCACGATTTATGAGCGAGTATGGATTTCAGGGGGCGCCTTCAGTGCATGTGATGCAATTGTTTAACGATGGCAAAAACATGCCCGATTCTGCACAGCTGCTTTGCCATCAAAAACATCCTGTCGGCTATCAGACCATAAATGAGTTCTTACAGCGCGAAGGATTTAAGCCTAATAATCTATATGAATGGGTTGAGTCAAGCCAAATGCTTCAGGCGCAGGGTTATGCGCATGCCATTGAGGCTCAGCGCTTATCATCGCCTTACTGCATGGGAACTCTTTACTGGCAGCTAAACGACTGCTGGCCCGTTGTATCGTGGTCGAGTGTCGACTACGAGGGGAATTGGAAACGAGTTCAGCACTACGTCAAAAATCTTTATAAACCTGTAATTGCTGGTGCATATTTATCGGACAGCATGCTTGTAGTTAAAGCAGTATCCGATAGTATCAATCCTGTAAGTGCCAGCATCTCAACTTTAATCAAAGATGTGAATGGTAACCAAATAGCTCAATATAAATGGGCTGTAGGTCTAAAGCCTAACGTTGCTGTAGAGGTTGGTAAAGTGCCACTAAACAGAAAGTTGATGACCCGTAATGATATCTATTTGGATATTTCTATCTATTTTGACAATAAAAAACATTTTGAGAGTGTTTACTACTTTACAAGGATGCCGCATAAAACTATTTTGCAGATGGATAAAATGGTGCAGCGGTTAAGGGAAAAGGTGAAACCGGAGCAAGGTATGCAAATAGACACTAAATAA
- a CDS encoding GIY-YIG nuclease family protein: MKPLGLHNYFVYIVTNATKTVLYVGVTNNLRARLYQHMQDAITDKLHFTGKYNAYFLVYWERFDSIEDAISREKQLKGWRRSKKEALISEFNPEWRFLNDEV, translated from the coding sequence ATGAAACCTTTAGGGCTTCACAACTATTTTGTATATATTGTTACCAATGCAACAAAAACAGTTTTGTATGTAGGTGTAACCAATAATTTACGTGCAAGACTTTATCAGCACATGCAGGATGCAATTACAGATAAATTGCATTTTACTGGAAAGTATAATGCTTACTTTTTGGTTTATTGGGAACGATTTGATTCTATCGAGGATGCAATTAGTAGAGAAAAACAGCTAAAAGGATGGAGAAGAAGTAAAAAAGAAGCATTAATAAGCGAATTTAATCCTGAATGGAGGTTTTTAAATGATGAGGTATAA
- a CDS encoding ROK family protein has protein sequence MDYRSDKRIVLTLDAGGTNFVFTAMRGMDRLGDPITLPSNGDDLDKCLKGIIEGFEALIDKLTEKPVAISFAFPGPADYPNGIIGDLGNLPAFRGGVALGPMLEEHFKLPVFINNDGDLFAYGESIAGFLPYVNDILAKSGSQKRFRHLLGITLGTGFGAGLVTDGDLFIGDNSAGAEIWLVRNAIDPDCFAEEGASIRAVQRVYHNYCKSKHSDQLSPKEIFEVAEGSREGDMIAARLAFQTLGVVVGDAIANAVTLTDSLVVIGGGLSNAWKYIGPALMEQLNGTISRTDGAKVDRLEIKAFDLEDDHQLGEFLAGQEKTIKVPFSDRTVQYDPLKRIGVGLSRLGTSHAVAVGAYAFALRKVGERG, from the coding sequence ATGGATTATAGAAGTGATAAAAGAATAGTTCTAACGCTTGATGCTGGCGGCACCAATTTTGTGTTCACGGCCATGAGAGGTATGGATAGGTTGGGTGATCCAATTACTCTTCCAAGTAATGGCGATGATCTTGATAAGTGCTTGAAAGGTATTATTGAGGGATTCGAAGCGCTAATCGATAAGCTAACTGAAAAGCCTGTTGCCATTAGTTTCGCATTTCCTGGTCCTGCCGATTATCCCAACGGTATAATAGGCGATTTAGGCAACCTCCCTGCTTTCAGGGGAGGTGTTGCTCTTGGACCAATGCTCGAGGAACATTTTAAACTCCCTGTTTTTATTAATAATGATGGCGATTTGTTCGCGTATGGAGAATCGATAGCTGGTTTTCTGCCTTATGTGAATGATATCCTTGCGAAATCGGGTAGCCAAAAACGATTCCGTCACTTGTTGGGCATTACCTTAGGAACTGGCTTTGGTGCTGGGCTGGTGACTGATGGTGATTTGTTTATAGGTGATAATTCTGCTGGCGCCGAGATTTGGCTTGTTCGTAATGCTATCGACCCCGATTGCTTTGCTGAAGAGGGTGCTAGCATCAGAGCTGTTCAACGTGTTTACCATAATTATTGTAAAAGCAAGCATTCAGATCAATTAAGTCCGAAGGAGATTTTCGAGGTTGCCGAGGGTAGTCGCGAAGGCGATATGATAGCTGCTCGTCTTGCATTTCAAACACTTGGCGTGGTGGTAGGCGATGCCATTGCCAATGCAGTTACGCTTACCGATTCGCTGGTGGTGATTGGCGGCGGTTTGTCCAACGCTTGGAAGTACATTGGCCCTGCCCTAATGGAGCAGCTAAATGGTACTATCTCTCGTACCGATGGAGCTAAGGTCGATAGGCTAGAAATCAAGGCATTTGACCTGGAAGATGACCATCAACTTGGGGAGTTTCTTGCTGGCCAAGAAAAAACGATAAAAGTGCCTTTTTCTGATCGTACCGTTCAATACGACCCCTTAAAACGCATAGGAGTGGGACTCTCGCGCCTTGGCACAAGCCATGCTGTGGCTGTTGGCGCCTATGCTTTTGCGCTAAGGAAGGTGGGTGAGAGGGGCTGA
- a CDS encoding MFS transporter, with protein MNRKTFAILLAFLCMGFGDAVGPFVGLAKEQFALSNFEAQLIAFMGFIMFGLLSVPMGLVQDRTGKKFVLMLGLAIALLGLILPLFGLSSYALFLLTILLLGAGAAILQVAGNPIMRDVSEPGKYSRNLSFGQFIKAIGSLSGSLIPFAAAKWMGMDWKVLFPVYVASLLITLIIIGFTKIEEQKTDSPATFRSCFSLLSNRFILLMVLGIFVYVGIEICLSSGVPILLSSHYGIDLKTWGLLGNAFFFIAILSGRFLGSVILTWMKPRTFFRLTVALSILGLLLVFVDNRVITLVGVFLTGLGFANIFPLIFSITVDSMPERANEISGLMVTAIAGGAFIPPLMGLLADATSVRFGFIVPLIGIGFIALLTLVKPKVQE; from the coding sequence ATGAATCGTAAAACATTTGCCATTTTGTTAGCCTTCCTATGTATGGGATTTGGCGATGCTGTGGGGCCTTTTGTTGGCCTTGCTAAAGAACAATTTGCCCTATCGAATTTTGAGGCGCAGCTTATAGCCTTTATGGGATTTATCATGTTTGGACTACTATCGGTACCTATGGGACTGGTACAAGATCGTACAGGCAAAAAGTTTGTGTTGATGCTTGGTCTTGCCATTGCGTTACTAGGTTTAATTCTACCTCTCTTTGGGCTGAGCAGCTATGCGCTATTTTTGCTTACGATATTGCTTCTTGGTGCAGGTGCAGCCATATTGCAAGTGGCCGGAAATCCGATAATGCGCGATGTGTCGGAACCGGGAAAGTATTCCCGTAATTTGAGTTTTGGACAGTTTATCAAGGCAATAGGCTCTCTCTCGGGGTCGCTTATACCATTTGCTGCAGCCAAATGGATGGGAATGGATTGGAAAGTGCTTTTCCCTGTTTATGTAGCATCGCTACTAATCACTCTGATTATAATTGGATTTACGAAGATTGAAGAGCAGAAGACCGATAGCCCCGCAACATTTAGAAGCTGTTTTAGCCTTTTGTCAAACCGATTTATACTGTTAATGGTGCTTGGCATTTTTGTATATGTGGGTATAGAGATTTGTCTTAGCTCAGGGGTGCCAATCCTGCTTAGCTCACATTATGGCATCGATTTAAAAACTTGGGGTTTGCTTGGTAATGCCTTTTTCTTTATTGCAATTCTATCGGGACGATTTTTGGGTTCCGTAATTCTTACCTGGATGAAACCACGCACCTTTTTCCGATTAACAGTTGCTTTATCAATCCTAGGATTACTACTTGTTTTTGTCGATAATCGTGTGATAACACTGGTTGGTGTTTTCCTTACTGGACTCGGCTTTGCTAATATTTTCCCGCTTATCTTCTCCATAACAGTTGATTCAATGCCCGAACGTGCAAATGAGATTTCGGGTCTCATGGTAACGGCTATTGCTGGTGGCGCTTTTATCCCTCCGCTTATGGGTCTGTTGGCCGATGCAACAAGCGTCAGGTTCGGTTTTATTGTTCCTTTGATAGGCATTGGTTTTATAGCACTGCTTACCTTGGTTAAACCTAAAGTTCAAGAGTGA
- a CDS encoding LacI family DNA-binding transcriptional regulator, whose product MAGRVTLDDIAQRVGVSKTLVSLVLNGKAERYGISKQTCDRVFVAVHELNYRPNQTARSLRTGKTRTIGLVVSDISNAFYANLAREFEDLATAQGYSVFICSTDEDVEKEKSLITMLRNRQVDGLVVSSSQDKTDWLNAINDGGTPLVLIDRHLGNNTLSAVVGANRKGGRMLARHLVEQGFQNPLVIGLSTNHISSVAERIEGFVEVFKNENLEYAVHEVGFHSVQSDVVNLLNGIEAKRFKPDCLFAVNNNIATAVLQYLSAKNVKVPNELGLVCFDDMPYFSIIKPSVTAVEQPIAKICSKAFGILQELMETGSNSKTTGVVEIPVKVKIRESSMLKSN is encoded by the coding sequence ATGGCTGGTCGAGTAACTCTTGATGATATTGCTCAGCGCGTTGGCGTTTCAAAAACGCTAGTGTCGCTTGTTCTAAATGGTAAGGCTGAAAGGTATGGTATCTCGAAACAAACCTGTGATAGGGTGTTTGTGGCTGTACACGAGCTAAACTATCGGCCAAACCAAACTGCTCGCAGCTTACGTACGGGAAAAACAAGAACCATTGGGCTGGTGGTTTCCGATATCTCTAATGCTTTTTATGCAAATCTGGCCCGTGAATTCGAGGATTTAGCAACGGCTCAAGGATATAGCGTTTTTATTTGTAGCACCGATGAGGATGTTGAAAAGGAGAAGAGTTTAATTACAATGCTACGAAACCGACAGGTTGATGGGTTGGTGGTATCCTCGTCGCAGGATAAGACCGATTGGCTTAATGCTATAAATGATGGTGGAACACCACTCGTGCTTATCGATAGGCATTTGGGTAATAACACGTTAAGTGCAGTTGTGGGTGCGAACCGTAAGGGTGGGAGAATGCTAGCTCGACATCTTGTTGAGCAGGGATTTCAGAATCCTTTGGTCATTGGTCTTTCAACAAACCATATTTCATCCGTTGCTGAGCGAATCGAGGGTTTTGTTGAGGTCTTTAAGAACGAAAATCTGGAGTATGCTGTCCATGAAGTGGGCTTCCATAGCGTTCAATCGGATGTAGTTAATCTTTTGAATGGCATTGAAGCCAAACGCTTTAAGCCCGATTGCCTTTTTGCTGTAAATAATAATATTGCCACAGCTGTACTACAATACCTTTCTGCTAAGAATGTGAAAGTACCAAATGAGCTGGGATTGGTTTGTTTTGATGATATGCCCTACTTCTCAATAATCAAACCGTCGGTAACAGCTGTTGAACAGCCTATTGCTAAAATCTGCAGTAAAGCTTTTGGCATTCTGCAGGAACTAATGGAAACAGGTAGTAATAGTAAAACAACTGGAGTAGTTGAAATACCAGTAAAGGTAAAAATCCGGGAATCATCTATGCTAAAGTCGAACTAA
- a CDS encoding AAA family ATPase, which yields MEKIIIKNFGPIDNVELSIKPFMVFIGPQASGKSTISKSIYFFKSLRNDILKYFIEIIDTGNYDKPLGNIGKRIRTKFLNFFGPTAHTDDFYLHYEFGNNKALSINLRGRYVNQIFNLEFKRI from the coding sequence ATGGAAAAAATAATAATTAAAAACTTTGGACCTATTGATAATGTTGAATTATCAATTAAACCATTTATGGTATTTATTGGACCGCAAGCAAGTGGGAAAAGTACAATAAGTAAAAGCATTTACTTTTTCAAATCTCTAAGAAATGATATTTTAAAATATTTTATTGAAATTATTGATACAGGAAACTATGACAAACCATTAGGTAATATAGGAAAACGAATTAGAACAAAATTTTTAAATTTCTTTGGACCTACTGCACATACTGATGATTTTTATTTACATTACGAATTTGGAAACAATAAAGCTCTATCAATAAATCTTCGTGGAAGGTATGTAAATCAAATATTCAATCTAGAATTTAAAAGAATTTAG
- a CDS encoding AAA family ATPase, whose translation MQAFIDRINATKPLFNKSLDELIEDKKYLTNENIKYGYVKSAKRVIEKILKIKYVNELDGEKLYVSNKKYVKINYSSSGQQESIWILNLIFLSLLNNNKMFIVFEEPEAHLYPVAQKDIIDLIAILFNALKSQIIITTHSPYILSAINNLLYADVLSKKGKNVGEIIDYKTIVNYEKLTAFSVNNGLLNTIIDKETNMIQSEVIDDVSSILNNIFNKLFELDD comes from the coding sequence ATGCAAGCATTTATTGATAGAATAAATGCCACAAAACCATTATTTAATAAAAGTCTAGATGAATTAATTGAAGATAAGAAATATCTAACAAATGAAAACATAAAATACGGTTATGTGAAAAGTGCCAAAAGAGTTATTGAAAAAATTCTAAAAATTAAATATGTTAATGAATTAGATGGAGAAAAATTATATGTTTCAAATAAAAAATACGTAAAAATCAATTACTCTTCTTCCGGTCAACAAGAATCTATTTGGATATTAAATCTAATTTTTCTTTCTCTTTTAAATAATAATAAAATGTTTATTGTATTTGAAGAACCTGAAGCTCATTTATACCCTGTTGCTCAAAAAGATATTATTGATTTAATAGCTATATTATTTAACGCTTTAAAATCGCAAATTATTATTACAACACATAGTCCATATATTCTTTCAGCAATTAATAATTTATTATATGCAGATGTTTTGAGTAAAAAAGGAAAAAACGTAGGCGAAATTATTGATTATAAAACAATAGTCAATTATGAAAAATTAACAGCTTTTTCAGTTAATAATGGTCTATTAAATACAATAATAGACAAAGAAACAAATATGATACAAAGTGAAGTCATTGATGATGTTTCTAGTATTTTAAACAATATATTTAATAAACTTTTTGAATTGGATGACTAA
- the gatD gene encoding Glu-tRNA(Gln) amidotransferase subunit GatD: protein MEDIFQGYKGRALEVLKKFNVRVWGKAIIDTSRGEFQGTVLPRAENDDDTHIVLKIATGYNIGIDIFTIKSMKEVGYYKATYKIPEKEFPYTPNLPNVKLLGTGGTIASRLDYRTGAVIPAFSPGELYGAVPELADICNLTTEKLFAVFSENMGPEQYKALAVAIGKEIENGIDGIIIGHGTDTLSHTAAALTFMVQNPPVPIVLVGSQRSSDRPSSDAALNLMHAAYTAGHSDIAEVMVCMFGPTSDEYGFLHRGTRVRKMHSSYRSTFRTIGDTPLATVNLKDGIKPIKETYNHRRKDRKVKVLPYFEEKVSIVYYYPNMQPDIIDSLVDNGYRGIIIAGTGLGHVNKPLYSAIERAKKKGVHMFMTVQTLWGYAHMYVYDTGRDLMAKGIIPAENMLPETAYIKLGWVLGQTDDPEEVKRLMLTPINDEITLREPYNGYLIYQGGVPEVEEFIRKFRK from the coding sequence ATGGAAGATATTTTTCAAGGATATAAAGGACGTGCACTTGAGGTGCTGAAAAAATTTAACGTGAGGGTATGGGGAAAGGCTATAATTGATACATCTCGTGGTGAATTTCAGGGAACGGTGCTACCCCGAGCCGAAAACGACGATGATACGCATATCGTTCTGAAAATTGCAACTGGCTACAATATCGGTATCGATATTTTTACCATTAAATCAATGAAAGAGGTTGGATACTATAAGGCAACCTATAAGATTCCAGAAAAGGAATTTCCATATACGCCCAACCTGCCTAACGTAAAGCTTCTTGGAACGGGAGGTACCATTGCATCGCGCCTCGATTACCGAACCGGAGCGGTTATCCCTGCTTTCTCACCTGGTGAACTTTACGGGGCAGTCCCTGAGCTTGCCGATATCTGCAACCTGACAACCGAGAAGCTATTTGCTGTTTTTAGCGAAAACATGGGACCTGAACAGTATAAGGCTCTTGCTGTGGCAATAGGAAAGGAGATAGAGAATGGGATTGATGGAATTATCATTGGTCATGGTACCGATACGTTGAGCCATACTGCGGCAGCACTAACCTTTATGGTCCAGAATCCACCCGTCCCCATTGTGCTGGTTGGTTCGCAGCGCAGTAGCGACCGTCCAAGTAGCGATGCGGCCCTTAACCTTATGCATGCCGCATACACTGCAGGTCATTCCGACATTGCCGAGGTTATGGTTTGCATGTTTGGCCCAACTTCCGATGAGTATGGCTTTTTGCATCGCGGTACTCGCGTTCGGAAAATGCACAGCTCATATCGCAGCACCTTCCGCACCATTGGCGATACGCCTCTTGCCACAGTAAACCTAAAGGATGGCATAAAACCCATTAAAGAGACCTATAACCACCGCAGAAAGGACCGAAAGGTGAAAGTCTTGCCCTACTTTGAGGAGAAGGTCTCCATAGTTTACTACTACCCAAACATGCAGCCCGATATAATAGACTCGTTGGTCGATAATGGTTATAGGGGAATAATTATTGCAGGTACTGGATTGGGGCATGTAAATAAACCGTTATACTCAGCCATTGAGCGTGCTAAGAAGAAGGGTGTTCATATGTTCATGACCGTTCAAACCCTTTGGGGCTACGCCCACATGTACGTTTATGACACAGGTCGCGACCTGATGGCTAAAGGGATTATCCCTGCAGAAAACATGCTTCCCGAAACCGCGTACATTAAGCTAGGCTGGGTGCTTGGCCAAACCGACGACCCCGAGGAGGTGAAACGCCTGATGCTAACCCCAATCAACGACGAGATTACGCTACGCGAACCATACAACGGATACCTTATTTACCAGGGCGGTGTGCCTGAGGTTGAAGAGTTTATCAGAAAGTTTAGAAAGTAG
- the gatE gene encoding Glu-tRNA(Gln) amidotransferase subunit GatE, whose translation MTQKKTPGKHFDPHKNYRDTMKAIGYVPRAKATQSDYDRIGFKSGLEVHQQLKTKQKLFCRCPAGVYHGDNDYHAEIIRHMRPTLSEMGEYDGTALMEFKTRKEITYRINNKTTCTYEIDDTPPFPINREALEIALEISLLCKLNIVGEVHITRKQYLDGSIPTGFQRTAILGVEGEIQLKNKKVGLIQLSIEEDACREISDIGHKRIYKTDRLGMPLIETVTHPQCLNPDELREAADYIRFLNRSTGKVRTGIGAARQDTNVSCEGGTRVEIKGVSHNKWLPELSHNECFRQWALLHIKKLLLERVPDPQKWEMRHAEVDPYSLSLEHANAIGFAEKGYKVVAIALPEFHGILSHFTQPGKCFTNELSDRLKVIACIERPNITSDEDLNDPLSENDATKLAALLKASPNDAIALIWGPDEDIPTALETIDERCRMAFDGVPRETRRPLPDGTTLFERVLPGADRMYPDTDSAPIPLDEKYIEKLREGLPVDIWTRYQQLAQMQIPEDSHAYILRRNLVPVIEEIVALGFPPRFVGALFGHRLKRIEGKYPMHNDFTYHKLVDLFRFLKDNKIHHSLAKLMLPVIYQHPNMDFNSVLTSINFKRRTADELLAPVDYLVEKFKEIKIAKKDRPENVVNWVMGQLHKQALGNIDPAELYSRIKERIG comes from the coding sequence ATGACCCAAAAGAAAACACCCGGTAAGCATTTCGACCCGCACAAGAACTACCGGGATACCATGAAAGCAATTGGCTATGTTCCCCGTGCCAAAGCAACCCAAAGCGATTATGATCGTATTGGTTTTAAGTCGGGACTTGAGGTTCATCAGCAACTTAAAACAAAGCAAAAGCTATTCTGTCGTTGTCCAGCAGGTGTTTATCATGGCGACAACGATTACCATGCCGAGATTATTCGCCATATGCGTCCAACGCTTAGCGAAATGGGCGAGTACGATGGCACGGCTCTAATGGAGTTCAAAACACGTAAGGAGATAACCTATCGGATAAACAACAAAACAACCTGCACCTACGAGATAGACGATACCCCACCTTTCCCTATAAACCGTGAGGCTCTTGAAATTGCTTTGGAAATCTCGCTGCTTTGCAAGCTAAACATAGTGGGCGAGGTGCATATCACCCGAAAACAGTATCTCGACGGATCAATCCCAACTGGTTTTCAACGAACAGCAATTCTTGGTGTTGAGGGAGAAATTCAGCTAAAAAATAAAAAGGTTGGATTGATACAGCTTAGCATTGAGGAGGATGCATGCCGCGAAATCTCTGATATTGGTCATAAGCGAATTTACAAAACCGATAGGTTAGGAATGCCCCTTATCGAAACCGTTACCCATCCGCAATGCCTTAATCCCGATGAACTTCGCGAGGCTGCCGACTATATCCGATTCCTGAATAGAAGTACTGGCAAGGTTCGGACAGGAATTGGCGCTGCCCGACAGGATACCAATGTAAGCTGTGAGGGCGGAACTAGAGTTGAGATCAAAGGTGTATCGCACAATAAATGGCTGCCCGAACTTTCCCATAACGAATGTTTCAGACAATGGGCGTTACTACATATCAAAAAACTATTGCTAGAACGCGTTCCCGATCCCCAAAAGTGGGAAATGCGACATGCAGAGGTTGATCCCTATTCGCTTAGTCTAGAGCATGCAAATGCTATTGGTTTTGCTGAAAAAGGTTATAAGGTTGTTGCAATTGCGCTTCCCGAATTCCATGGAATACTCTCGCATTTCACTCAACCTGGCAAGTGTTTTACCAATGAGCTATCCGATAGGTTAAAGGTAATAGCCTGCATCGAAAGGCCAAATATTACCAGTGATGAGGATTTGAACGATCCGCTATCGGAAAACGATGCTACTAAGCTGGCTGCTCTGCTTAAGGCTTCGCCTAACGATGCTATAGCTCTAATCTGGGGACCTGATGAGGATATCCCTACAGCGTTGGAAACCATTGATGAGCGCTGCCGTATGGCTTTCGATGGTGTTCCTCGCGAAACGCGCCGTCCATTACCCGATGGAACAACGCTGTTTGAACGAGTTCTTCCTGGCGCCGACCGAATGTACCCCGATACCGATTCAGCCCCTATACCGCTTGATGAAAAGTACATCGAGAAGCTACGTGAGGGATTGCCAGTTGATATTTGGACACGGTATCAGCAGCTTGCACAAATGCAAATCCCCGAGGATTCTCATGCTTACATCTTGCGTCGAAATTTGGTGCCAGTAATTGAGGAGATTGTTGCTTTGGGATTTCCACCACGATTTGTTGGGGCTCTATTTGGCCACAGGTTAAAACGGATTGAAGGGAAATATCCAATGCATAACGATTTTACCTACCATAAGCTGGTGGACCTATTCCGATTCTTGAAAGATAATAAAATTCACCATTCCCTTGCTAAGCTGATGCTGCCTGTTATTTATCAGCATCCTAATATGGATTTTAACTCTGTGCTTACAAGTATCAACTTTAAGCGTAGAACAGCTGATGAACTACTTGCTCCAGTTGATTACCTGGTGGAAAAATTTAAGGAGATTAAGATTGCCAAGAAGGACAGGCCTGAAAATGTGGTAAACTGGGTAATGGGACAGCTCCATAAACAGGCACTGGGCAATATCGACCCCGCTGAGCTATACTCAAGGATAAAGGAACGAATAGGTTAA